Proteins encoded together in one Anopheles darlingi chromosome 3, idAnoDarlMG_H_01, whole genome shotgun sequence window:
- the LOC125957791 gene encoding G-protein coupled receptor dmsr-1-like isoform X1, which translates to MSSTELGEFVINVTEGPPLDGSTIGVTGNMTTATATAQLLYCGKALDDFHTSYAKVHGMVCLLVCIFGSIANTLNIVVLTRREMRSPTNAILTGLAIADLLVMLDYMPYAVNSVPYLRLSREQRLTYGWAWYIMFHSIFAQICHTISIWLTVTLAIWRYIAVAYPQRNRQWCDMSKTLAAIFSSYVVCPFLAIPIYLSFSIQSNVELLGSDGNLLLRDTNDTGRNVTLFRLGTSQLVRDNPTLLNVNFWIYSVVFKLIPCIALTILSLRLIGALLEAKQRRSQLTGTATGMKQIVDGRVVDAAKGSKQSDKEKQTDRTTRMLLAVLLLFLITEFPQGILGLLSAVLDKSFFFNCYLKLGDVMDVLALVNSAINFILYCSMSRQFRSTFSDLFRPRILDRWMAVPQAEDGEGGEGGRGRHQDGATTQITQI; encoded by the exons ATGAGCTCCACGGAATTGGgagaatttgtaataaatgtCACCGAAGGGCCACCCCTCGATGGCAGTACGATCGGTGTTACCGGCAatatgacgacggcgacggccacaGCACAGCTGCTCTACTGTGGCAAGGCATTGGATGACTTCCACACCAG TTATGCCAAGGTGCACGGGATGGTGTGTCTGTTGGTGTGCATCTTCGGCAGCATCGCCAACACGCTCAATATCGTGGTATTGACACGGCGTGAGATGCGCTCACCGACCAACGCGATCCTGACTGGACTGGCCATCGCCGATCTGCTCGTCATGCTCGACTACATGCCATATGCGGTTAACTCGGTGCCGTACCTGCGTCTGTCTCGTGAGCAACGCCTCACTTACGGCTGGGCGTGGTACATCATGTTCCATTCGATCTTCGCACAGATCTGCCACACGATCTCGATCTGGTTGACGGTCACGCTGGCCATCTGGCGCTACATTGCCGTCGCTTATCCACAACGGAACCGTCAGTGGTGTGACATGTCCAAGACATTGGCCGCCATCTTCAGCTCGTACGTCGTCTGTCCGTTCCTCGCGATACCGATCTACCTCTCCTTCAGCATCCAATCAAACGTAGAACTGCTCGGTAGCGATGGCAATCTGCTGTTGCGCGACACCAACGATACTGGCCGCAACGTTACCCTGTTCCGCCTTGGCACGTCACAGCTCGTACGCGACAATCCGACTCTTCTGAACGTCAACTTCTGGATCTACAGTGTCGTGTTCAAGCTGATACCCTGCATTGCACTCACCATTCTCAGTCTACGCCTGATTGGCGCACTGCTGGAGGCGAAACAGAGACGTAGCCAACTGACAGGGACGGCCACCGGCATGAAACAGATCGTGGATGGTCGCGTAGTCGATGCGGCCAAAGGCAGCAAACAGAGCGACAAAGAGAAGCAAACCGATCGCACGACGCGCATGCTGCTCGCTGtactgctcctcttcctcatcaccGAGTTCCCCCAGGGCATCCTTGGTCTGCTCAGCGCCGTTCTCGACAAGTCCTTCTTTTTCAATTGTTACCTCAAGCTGG GCGATGTGATGGACGTCCTAGCGCTAGTCAATTCAGCGATCAACTTCATCCTCTACTGCTCGATGAGCCGCCAGTTCCGCAGCACCTTCAGCGATCTCTTCCGTCCCCGCATCCTGGACCGCTGGATGGCGGTGCCCCAGGCCGAAGACGGCGAGGGTGGCGAGGGTGGCCGGGGCCGCCATCAGGACGGTGCGACCACACAAATCACGCAAATATAG
- the LOC125957773 gene encoding mediator of RNA polymerase II transcription subunit 9, whose protein sequence is MDFVETKPVIANISEQKLQPVEIEILPGVYDIIRSIEKDPIDNTAKQKESAECSQKVLELQRTLEAARNTIRKLHGIEYSKEEQLRRLDSLRKQLALKQQLIKKYKNVQF, encoded by the exons ATGGATTTCGTAGAAACGAAACCCGTTATCGCCAACATTTCAG AGCAAAAACTACAACCCGTAGAGATCGAGATTCTTCCCGGGGTCTACGACATCATCCGGAG CATCGAAAAGGATCCGATCGATAACACCGCCAAACAGAAGGAAAGTGCCGAGTGCAGCCAGAAG GTGTTGGAGTTGCAGCGAACTCTAGAGGCGGCCCGGAACACGATCCGCAAGCTGCACGGCATCGAGTACAGCAAGGAAGAGCAACTGCGGAGGCTCGACAGCCTCCGGAAGCAGTTGGCACTGAAACAGCAGCTTATCAAGAAGTATAAGAACGTCCAGTTCTAG
- the LOC125957774 gene encoding protein NCBP2AS2 homolog → MVLGAILRYLANNEQLIQRLADSYPLRRAAQMVLSAYYRGKSVAEQQKLIGMTPDRLQQALRSFKSNVQKEIENAKNDLSRKK, encoded by the coding sequence ATGGTCCTAGGCGCAATCTTACGCTATCTAGCCAACAACGAGCAACTCATACAACGGTTGGCCGATTCATATCCACTCCGGCGAGCCGCACAGATGGTGCTCAGTGCCTACTATCGCGGGAAATCGGTCGCCGAGCAGCAGAAACTGATCGGAATGACCCCGGATCGTTTACAGCAGGCGCTGCGTAGTTTCAAAAGCAACGTGCAGAAGGAAATCGAGAATGCGAAGAATGATTTAAGCAGAAAAAAGTGA
- the LOC125957771 gene encoding GTP-binding protein 1 — protein sequence MKSGVTKQNPPAGGTSTQSGAKAAGDTATAVEGTETSNGSPLGKSFANGDRKFVDYSSIREKTVLVCPTEDQFDLLTKRLEERISASRGETVYEIGIGEDGSENGLESEEYAASLATLQSLATLLEAECVELRTRKAEKGMTGQYLIRRKVEEDDFTEVRVAVVGNVDAGKSTLLGVLTHGELDNGRGFARQRLFRHKHEIESGRTSSVGNDILGFDSIGNVVNKPDHGTLDWVKICEKSAKVITFIDLAGHERYLKTTVFGMTGHAPDFGMLMIGANSGIVGMTKEHLGLALALSVPVFVVVTKIDMCPPNILQENLKLLYKILKSQGCRKVPVMVKTSDDVVLSATNFVSERLCPIFQVSNVTGENLDLLKMFLNLLNVRTTGNDTLPTEFQIDDTYAVPGVGTVVSGITLQGVVRLNDTLLLGPDPLGDFQPIAIKSIHRKRMVVREVRSGQTASFALKKIKRSQIRKGMVMVSAVLNPQACWEFDCEILVLHHPTTISSKYGRWSAMVHCGSIRQTAQILQMSKECLRTGDKAVVRFRFIKNPEYMKPGQRMVFREGRTKAVGNVLQPLYTPGSIQQRSKPNKMQSNRGVGASGGGSSGGSGSTSGKLPLSKGSSATVDTALNAETDSAETAVLDIGTDKRNHKPGGSNHKKRPNHAPSAPIVGSTSASVPPSQPAAGPPPGNASTASGTTVPVDMSKLSIASN from the exons atgaAGTCAGgcgtaacaaaacaaaacccccctGCGGGTGGAACCTCCACGCAATCAGGTGCGAAAGCGGCCGGGGACACGGCCACCGCCGTCGAGGGCACCGAAACGAGCAATGGATCCCCCCTGGGTAAGAGCTTCGCGAATGGTGATCGAAAGTTTGTGGATTACTCGAGCATCCGCGAAAAGACGGTGCTCGTCTGTCCGACAGAGGATCAGTTTGATTTGTTGACCAAACGACTAGAGGAACGCATATCTGCAAGCCGTGGAGAAACAGTTTACGAGATTGGTATCGGCGAGG ATGGCAGCGAGAATGGGTTGGAATCGGAGGAGTATGCGGCTTCGCTTGCCACTCTTCAATCGCTGGCCACGCTGCTGGAGGCGGAGTGTGTCGAGCTGCGAACGCGGAAGGCCGAGAAAGGAATGACGGGACAATATCTGATCAGGAGAAAAGTAGAGGAGGACGACTTCACCGAGGTCCGcgtggccgtcgtcggtaATGTCGATGCTGGCAAATCGACCCTGTTGGGAGTGCTGACCCACGGTGAGCTGGACAATGGGCGCGGATTCGCGCGGCAACGGCTATTTCGACATAAGCATGAAATCGAAAGCGGACGTACCAGTTCCGTGGGTAATGATATCCTCGGCTTCGACAGTATCGGCAATGTGGTCAACAAACCGGATCATGGTACGCTCGATTGGGTGAAAATCTGCGAGAAATCGGCCAAAGTCATTACCTTTATCGATCTGGCCGGTCACGAGCGCTATCTGAAAACGACGGTATTTGGGATGACCGGTCATGCACCGGACTTTGGAATGTTGATG ATTGGTGCAAATTCGGGAATCGTGGGCATGACTAAGGAACACCTCGGACTCGCACTGGCCCTCTCGGTACCGGTGTTTGTTGTCGTGACAAAGATTGACATGTGTCCACCGAACATTCTGCAGGAAAATCTGAAGCTGCTGTACAAAATCCTTAAATCACAAGGCTGCCGTAAGgtaccggtgatggtgaagacGAGCGATGACGTTGTGCTGAGCGCCACCAACTTCGTCTCCGAAAGGCTGTGTCCCATTTTCCAGGTATCAAATGTGACAGGGGAAAATCTGGATTTGCTGAAAATGTTTCTTAATCTGCTGAACGTGCGCACGACAGGCAACGATACGTTACCAACCGAGTTTCAGATCGACGACACGTACGCCGTGCCG GGTGTCGGTACTGTTGTGTCTGGCATCACGTTACAGGGTGTCGTGCGGCTAAACGACACCCTTTTGCTGGGTCCGGATCCGTTGGGTGATTTTCAGCCGATCGCAATCAAAAGCATTCACCGGAagcggatggtggtgcgtgAGGTACGCAGTGGGCAGACGGCCAGTTTTGCGCTGAAGAAAATCAAACGCTCCCAAATCCGGAAGGGCATGGTCATGGTGAGCGCAGTACTCAACCCGCAGGCCTGCTGGGAGTTTGATTGTGAGATTTTGGTTCTCCATCATCCTACAACCATTTCGAGCAAGTATGGTCGTTGGTCGGCCATGGTACACTGTGGCAGTATTCGGCAAACGGCACAGATTCTGCAGATGTCCAAGGAATGTCTGCGAACAGGTGACAAGGCCGTGGTCAGATTTAGATTCATCAAAAATCCGGAGTACATGAAGCCGGGGCAGCGGATGGTTTTCCGCGAGGGACGCACGAAAGCGGTTGGCAATGTGCTGCAACCACTGTATACACCCGGTAGCATCCAGCAACGGTCGAAACCGAACAAAATGCAATCCAATCGAGGCGtcggtgcttccggtggtggcagtTCTGGGGGAAGTGGTTCGACATCGGGCAAGCTCCCGCTCTCGAAGGGTTCCAGTGCAACCGTGGACACGGCATTGAATGCCGAAACCGATTCTGCCGAAACAGCCGTCCTCGACATTGGCACCGATAAGCGCAATCACAAGCCGGGAGGCAGCAATCACAAAAAGCGGCCGAACCATGCACCATCTGCACCCATTGTCGGCAGCACAAGTGCTTCAGTCCCACCATcacaacctgctgctggcccacCGCCAGGGAACGCATCAACCGCGTCAGGAACAACGGTTCCAGTAGATATGAGCAAGCTTTCCATCGCTTCCAACTAA